A part of Sinorhizobium chiapasense genomic DNA contains:
- a CDS encoding RrF2 family transcriptional regulator, giving the protein MAHVSAGVEYALHCLLYLVDAEELGQPASARDLAELQKVPAEFVAKLFTKLQKAGIVVAREGIGGGFSLARPATEITALDVVEAVDGRKALFECKEIRAQCALFGDRTPDWAVDDVCAIHAVMIEAEKRTREALAAHTLASMKGRAAVKAPEDFAGRVKEWLAARTPRRGRRTQASS; this is encoded by the coding sequence ATGGCCCATGTTAGTGCAGGCGTTGAATACGCTCTTCACTGTCTTCTTTACCTCGTCGATGCGGAGGAGCTCGGCCAGCCGGCAAGTGCGCGCGATCTGGCGGAGCTGCAGAAGGTCCCTGCCGAATTCGTTGCGAAGCTTTTCACCAAGCTTCAGAAGGCCGGCATCGTCGTCGCCCGCGAAGGAATCGGCGGTGGCTTTTCGCTGGCGCGCCCCGCGACGGAGATCACGGCGCTCGATGTCGTCGAAGCTGTCGATGGACGCAAGGCACTCTTTGAATGCAAGGAGATCCGCGCTCAATGCGCGCTTTTCGGCGACCGCACGCCCGATTGGGCGGTGGACGACGTCTGCGCCATCCACGCGGTCATGATCGAGGCCGAGAAGCGGACGAGAGAAGCGCTGGCGGCGCACACACTGGCAAGCATGAAGGGGCGCGCAGCGGTAAAGGCACCGGAGGACTTTGCCGGCCGTGTAAAGGAATGGCTGGCGGCGCGCACGCCGAGGCGTGGACGCCGCACTCAAGCCTCTTCATAG
- a CDS encoding TetR/AcrR family transcriptional regulator, which translates to MRRSEIRGHLLDTALRLFNEHGYHAAGIDLIIAEAGVAKTTLYRHFETKEDLILAALERRDEEDRLATRAFVEQRARDPAERLLATFDFLETTVRDKQFRGCIFISAAGEHKDDAAPVFRAAFMHKRLMLAYFEELAHAARFAEPKRIANEINLLQEGALAVAQITRTAEPVLQAKRMAQQLLAAEERSSMAPSAKKEEAGQRTQAS; encoded by the coding sequence ATGCGTCGTTCAGAGATCCGGGGTCACCTGCTCGACACCGCACTCCGGCTGTTCAACGAGCATGGCTATCACGCGGCGGGCATCGACCTGATCATCGCCGAGGCGGGGGTGGCCAAGACGACGCTGTACCGACATTTTGAAACCAAGGAAGACCTGATCCTGGCGGCGCTCGAACGGCGCGACGAAGAAGACCGCCTTGCCACGCGTGCCTTTGTCGAGCAGCGGGCGCGCGATCCCGCCGAACGTCTTCTGGCGACGTTCGATTTCCTCGAAACCACGGTCCGCGACAAGCAGTTCCGCGGCTGCATCTTCATAAGCGCGGCCGGGGAACATAAGGACGATGCCGCTCCGGTATTCCGCGCTGCCTTCATGCACAAGCGCCTGATGCTCGCCTATTTCGAGGAACTCGCCCATGCGGCGCGGTTTGCCGAGCCGAAGCGGATCGCGAACGAGATCAACCTGCTGCAGGAGGGGGCGCTCGCCGTTGCGCAAATCACACGGACGGCCGAGCCTGTCCTGCAGGCCAAGCGTATGGCGCAGCAACTGCTCGCGGCGGAAGAGCGGTCCTCCATGGCACCGTCAGCCAAGAAAGAGGAAGCGGGACAGCGAACGCAGGCTTCCTGA
- a CDS encoding DUF1127 domain-containing protein encodes MFIASILSKFRAHQRYRRTLRTFTQLNDHLLEDVGISRNEIDAVARRQYNQ; translated from the coding sequence ATGTTTATCGCATCCATCCTGTCGAAATTCCGCGCCCACCAGCGCTATCGCCGGACGCTGCGAACGTTCACGCAATTGAACGATCACTTGCTCGAGGATGTCGGCATTTCCCGCAACGAGATCGATGCAGTCGCGCGCCGGCAGTACAACCAATGA
- the trxB gene encoding thioredoxin-disulfide reductase yields the protein MNTHYARVLIIGAGPAGYTAAIYAARANLKPLLVTGLQAGGQLTITTDVENYPGFAEPVQGPWLMEQMRLQAENVGTEVVYDTITSVDLSRRPFRLKGDSGDTYIADALIIATGAQARWLGLPSEKTFNGFGVSACATCDGFFYRNKEVVVVGGGNTAVEEALYLSNLASKVTVIHRRDRFRAERILEDRLLAKPNVEVIWNHVVDEVIGEQEPRKSVTGVRIRDVNTGDVKQLSAHGLFVAIGHDPATALFRGQLDMDDAGYIKVGSWSTKTTVPGVLAAGDVIDPVFRQAISAAGMGCMAALEVEKFLAEHSPDPVAPAVDTREAEMVGV from the coding sequence ATGAACACGCACTACGCCAGGGTCCTGATCATCGGGGCCGGGCCGGCTGGCTATACCGCCGCCATCTACGCTGCCCGCGCCAACCTGAAGCCGCTCCTCGTGACCGGCCTGCAGGCAGGCGGCCAGCTCACCATCACGACGGATGTCGAGAACTATCCCGGCTTCGCCGAACCCGTTCAAGGACCCTGGCTGATGGAGCAGATGCGGCTGCAGGCAGAGAACGTCGGCACCGAGGTCGTGTACGACACCATCACCTCCGTCGATCTCTCCAGGCGCCCGTTCCGCCTTAAGGGTGACTCCGGCGACACCTACATCGCCGATGCGCTCATCATCGCAACGGGAGCCCAGGCTCGCTGGCTTGGCCTGCCGTCGGAGAAGACATTCAATGGCTTCGGCGTCTCCGCCTGCGCGACCTGCGATGGATTTTTCTATCGAAACAAGGAAGTCGTCGTTGTCGGCGGCGGAAACACAGCCGTAGAGGAAGCGCTCTACCTGTCGAACCTTGCTTCCAAGGTCACGGTCATTCATCGCCGCGATCGTTTCCGCGCGGAACGCATCCTTGAGGACCGCCTCCTCGCGAAGCCGAATGTCGAAGTGATCTGGAACCACGTCGTCGACGAGGTGATTGGCGAGCAGGAGCCGAGGAAGTCGGTGACGGGCGTTCGCATCCGCGACGTCAATACGGGCGACGTCAAGCAGCTGTCCGCACACGGCCTTTTCGTCGCGATCGGTCACGACCCCGCGACGGCTTTGTTCCGCGGCCAGCTCGACATGGACGACGCCGGGTACATCAAGGTCGGCTCCTGGTCGACGAAAACAACCGTCCCCGGGGTTCTGGCCGCCGGCGATGTCATCGACCCGGTGTTCCGTCAGGCGATCAGCGCCGCCGGAATGGGTTGCATGGCGGCCCTGGAAGTCGAGAAGTTTCTCGCCGAGCATTCACCGGATCCGGTCGCGCCGGCGGTCGATACGCGTGAAGCGGAGATGGTTGGAGTATAG
- a CDS encoding cupin domain-containing protein, translating into MTIRSVIAATGAAIAIAIAMPAAAHDLGETVTPHFEKAIPNISGKTLSALIVDYQPGGASLPHDHAKSAFIFAYVLSGEIESKVNDGPTETFRAGESWYEAPGSAHLVSRNASKTKPAKLLAVIVHDSGEKDITTPHE; encoded by the coding sequence ATGACCATACGATCTGTAATTGCCGCCACCGGCGCCGCCATCGCGATCGCCATCGCAATGCCCGCGGCCGCGCATGACCTCGGCGAAACCGTTACGCCCCACTTCGAAAAGGCGATACCGAACATTTCGGGCAAGACGCTGAGCGCACTGATTGTAGACTATCAGCCGGGCGGAGCCTCGCTTCCGCACGACCACGCAAAGTCGGCCTTCATCTTCGCCTACGTCCTCTCCGGAGAAATCGAGTCGAAGGTGAACGACGGCCCGACTGAGACTTTCCGTGCCGGCGAGAGCTGGTACGAAGCGCCGGGCTCCGCCCATCTCGTCAGCCGCAATGCGAGCAAGACCAAGCCCGCAAAGCTGCTCGCCGTCATCGTCCACGACAGCGGTGAAAAGGACATCACCACCCCCCACGAGTGA
- the pdxR gene encoding MocR-like pyridoxine biosynthesis transcription factor PdxR — protein MDQPLKLELDRSAKTPLAEQIRKGISTAIESGVLAPGARLPSWLDLAAQLGVARGTVRTAYDKLSAAQLIVASRATGTRVADRPAAIARVEEPPDPGSFMERYLEMIAGPAIFQMGVPAQETLPATLLARIRAQAVRAESSAPAIYPDPRGELELRREIAAYLAVSRRIACSPSEVIITGGYANGLGLALRVLGLEGRKAWMEDPGFPFTRRGLELARLSLAPIPVDQDGIDVDHGIRHAPDAALVVVTPGQQAPLGPALSLARRLRLLDWAARSEAWVIEDDYLSELQLDGRAAPALASLDRAGRVIHIGSFSKTISPTLRLGFLVAPPALASRFAEAAACLAPPPGPAVQLATAEFMREGHYMRHLRRTKRVYAAQRDALLKCLMPGAGEATVAGLAVLLRLPDGAPDVAIARETLAFGMAPAPLSVWYASPESAKSGLLLGLATAPQRQLGRSWDRLKGIIGRFA, from the coding sequence ATGGACCAGCCGCTGAAACTGGAGCTCGACCGGTCTGCGAAGACGCCGCTGGCCGAGCAGATACGAAAAGGCATCAGCACCGCGATCGAGAGCGGGGTGCTCGCGCCTGGCGCGCGGCTGCCGTCCTGGCTGGACCTTGCGGCCCAGCTTGGCGTTGCCCGTGGCACGGTGCGAACGGCCTATGACAAGCTGTCCGCTGCCCAGCTCATCGTCGCGTCGCGCGCGACCGGAACCCGCGTCGCGGATCGGCCCGCCGCCATCGCCCGGGTCGAAGAGCCGCCCGATCCCGGCTCGTTCATGGAACGGTATCTGGAGATGATTGCCGGACCGGCGATTTTCCAGATGGGCGTGCCGGCGCAGGAAACCCTTCCCGCGACGCTTTTAGCAAGGATCCGCGCGCAGGCCGTGCGCGCGGAATCGAGCGCGCCGGCCATTTATCCTGACCCTCGCGGTGAGCTGGAACTGCGGCGGGAAATCGCCGCCTATCTCGCCGTCTCGCGCCGCATCGCGTGCTCGCCCTCCGAGGTCATCATTACCGGCGGCTACGCCAACGGGCTCGGGCTGGCGCTCCGTGTGCTCGGCCTCGAGGGGCGGAAGGCCTGGATGGAGGACCCCGGCTTCCCGTTCACCCGGCGCGGGCTGGAGCTCGCGCGATTGTCTCTCGCGCCGATCCCCGTCGATCAGGACGGCATCGATGTCGACCATGGCATCCGCCATGCCCCGGACGCAGCGCTGGTCGTCGTGACGCCGGGGCAGCAGGCGCCGCTCGGGCCAGCGCTTTCGCTGGCAAGGCGCCTGCGCCTTCTCGACTGGGCGGCCCGGAGCGAAGCCTGGGTGATCGAGGACGATTATCTGAGCGAATTGCAGCTCGATGGCCGCGCAGCACCGGCGCTCGCCTCGCTCGACCGGGCCGGGCGCGTCATTCACATAGGCTCCTTCAGCAAGACCATCAGCCCTACGCTGAGACTCGGCTTTCTCGTCGCGCCGCCAGCGCTCGCCTCCCGCTTTGCCGAGGCCGCGGCGTGCCTCGCTCCGCCTCCGGGGCCGGCGGTGCAGCTCGCAACCGCCGAGTTCATGCGCGAAGGCCACTACATGCGGCACTTGAGACGCACGAAGCGCGTCTACGCTGCCCAGCGCGACGCCTTGCTGAAATGTCTCATGCCGGGAGCCGGGGAGGCGACTGTTGCCGGATTGGCCGTGCTGCTGCGGCTGCCAGACGGTGCGCCGGACGTTGCCATCGCCCGGGAAACGCTGGCATTCGGAATGGCGCCGGCACCGCTCTCAGTCTGGTATGCGTCGCCGGAGTCAGCAAAATCCGGTTTGCTTTTAGGCCTCGCGACGGCGCCGCAAAGGCAGCTCGGGAGATCCTGGGATCGTCTAAAGGGGATCATAGGCCGCTTCGCCTGA
- a CDS encoding YkgB family protein, with amino-acid sequence MPRIPINSIAERPRVQARAASSLDLVEHHGRTVTAAGLYASMVAIYGWFGGMKFTTYEAEGLTGLVGNNPLLSWTYSLFSVGEFSSLLGVLELSIGVLIAARPFRPEYSLVGGLLSAGLFATTLSFMVTTPGVFVPELGFPAISVAPGQFLLKDIGLFALSLWIVIDSLAALRSTSA; translated from the coding sequence ATGCCTCGCATTCCTATCAATAGCATTGCGGAGCGTCCGCGCGTCCAGGCGCGCGCCGCTTCCTCCCTCGATCTGGTCGAACACCACGGTCGGACCGTCACCGCGGCGGGCCTATACGCCTCGATGGTCGCTATCTATGGCTGGTTCGGCGGCATGAAGTTCACCACCTATGAAGCGGAGGGCCTGACCGGCCTGGTCGGCAACAATCCGTTGTTGAGCTGGACCTATTCCCTCTTTAGCGTCGGGGAGTTTTCAAGCCTTCTTGGCGTCCTCGAGCTCAGCATCGGCGTCCTGATCGCCGCACGACCTTTCAGGCCGGAGTATTCGCTCGTCGGCGGTTTGCTGTCGGCCGGGCTTTTCGCGACCACACTTAGCTTCATGGTGACGACCCCCGGAGTGTTCGTGCCAGAACTTGGCTTTCCGGCGATTTCGGTCGCTCCCGGACAGTTCCTGCTCAAGGACATCGGGCTGTTCGCCCTCTCCCTCTGGATTGTCATCGACTCGCTCGCGGCACTCCGCTCAACCAGTGCCTGA
- a CDS encoding YeeE/YedE thiosulfate transporter family protein → MSEFLTNISGIVPVAARLEIWASVALIAALGFVLGFAMNRGSICTVIATKELISEKRPARFIALIESAAWAALVYAILETAPMMHGRWSSLGFLVPAAILLGIGSYVNGACVFGSVGHIGNGEIEFAFTFLGIYAVVYIESLFDLFADQPAIDAAPSLGVALPALALLAIVALRLGVSRRSGSNFRRLTLAMGVVGVTSTVLAVLAPGFSLTASFGPIASIPVAGAVIPLSMFGGSFVSARLRKHGFMLRWPTVTTMVKRTLAGMLMGAGALLIPGGNDTLLLIGLPAGAWQAALAYVLFVATIAALVVKFGSIARAWT, encoded by the coding sequence ATGAGCGAATTTCTCACCAACATATCAGGCATTGTCCCTGTCGCCGCTCGCTTGGAGATCTGGGCGAGTGTGGCCTTGATCGCGGCGCTGGGATTTGTTCTGGGTTTCGCGATGAACCGCGGATCGATCTGCACCGTCATCGCCACGAAGGAGCTGATATCGGAGAAGAGGCCAGCGCGTTTCATCGCTCTGATCGAAAGCGCCGCCTGGGCGGCCCTCGTCTACGCAATCCTTGAAACGGCGCCGATGATGCACGGGCGCTGGTCGTCGCTCGGCTTCCTGGTTCCCGCAGCCATTTTGCTGGGGATCGGCTCCTATGTGAACGGCGCCTGCGTGTTCGGCTCTGTCGGGCATATCGGGAACGGCGAAATCGAATTCGCGTTCACGTTTCTCGGCATCTATGCGGTCGTCTACATTGAATCTCTGTTTGATCTTTTTGCGGATCAGCCGGCGATAGATGCTGCCCCGTCGCTTGGGGTGGCGCTTCCCGCGCTTGCACTATTGGCGATCGTGGCTCTGAGGCTCGGTGTGTCACGCAGATCCGGGTCAAATTTCCGGCGGCTGACGCTGGCGATGGGAGTGGTTGGCGTCACCTCTACCGTCCTGGCGGTTCTTGCGCCCGGGTTCTCGCTCACTGCATCCTTTGGTCCGATTGCTTCGATACCGGTCGCGGGCGCCGTGATTCCGCTCTCAATGTTCGGCGGCAGCTTTGTCTCCGCAAGACTTAGGAAGCATGGGTTCATGCTGAGATGGCCGACGGTGACGACCATGGTCAAGAGAACGCTCGCGGGCATGCTCATGGGAGCGGGTGCGCTACTCATCCCCGGTGGGAACGACACGCTGCTGCTGATCGGTCTCCCCGCGGGGGCCTGGCAGGCGGCGCTCGCCTACGTGCTATTCGTTGCGACGATCGCCGCACTTGTCGTCAAATTCGGTTCGATCGCAAGAGCCTGGACATGA
- a CDS encoding carboxymuconolactone decarboxylase family protein translates to MSKRLDYNQIAPAGAKALGGVYGYIMQSGLPSVLVDLVYLRISQINNCAYCLDMHTRDLMKKGQKIEKIALVQAWAEAGNLFDERERAALAWAETVTRVAETNVPDQAYEAARAVFEERELVDLTIAIGLMNAYNRMAISFRNTPQAAIEN, encoded by the coding sequence ATGAGCAAGCGTCTCGACTACAACCAGATCGCCCCGGCCGGAGCCAAGGCCCTCGGCGGCGTCTACGGCTACATCATGCAGAGCGGCCTCCCTTCGGTGCTGGTCGATCTGGTCTATCTTCGTATCTCGCAGATCAACAACTGCGCCTACTGCCTTGACATGCACACCCGTGACCTCATGAAGAAAGGCCAGAAGATCGAGAAGATCGCGCTGGTGCAGGCATGGGCGGAAGCCGGCAATCTCTTCGACGAGCGTGAGCGGGCCGCCCTTGCCTGGGCCGAAACGGTGACGCGGGTCGCCGAGACCAATGTTCCCGATCAGGCTTACGAGGCCGCCCGTGCGGTGTTCGAGGAGCGCGAGCTCGTTGATCTGACGATCGCGATCGGCCTGATGAACGCCTACAACCGCATGGCGATCAGCTTCCGCAATACGCCACAGGCCGCGATTGAAAACTAG